The following are encoded together in the Desulfococcus multivorans genome:
- a CDS encoding hybrid sensor histidine kinase/response regulator → MIAHVDPAGGVARWGDTMETVQRILVVDDDPVVLKLISSILGKSYDTDVAESAAAAKDLLAACAYSLMLTDIQMPGETGEALIRFVRTAFPQTAVVVVSCVSETREAKHLIELGVYGYIVKPFTTHQILIATENALKRRELEMRRELDRKTLETAVNAKTAALATALNDLKQANQEMVELVSGITSIFIGLSPAMTVMQWNKTAEKVFNIPAARVLNRSFWDAPISWDWDPLRQAVERCTTSRLPVDLNDLVIRRPDGGNGFVGLRMTAIESDPEKPTGILVMGADITERKILEAQLTQAQKMEGIGQLAAGIAHEINTPIQYVGDNVRFMKDAFEIFLDVIQAYEKHNASDMRANRFDAASAGAGRVTAASELEYLVEEVPRAIEQTLEGISRISRIVRSMKAFSHPGAEEKIAVDINRALESTVSVSRNEWKYVAEIETDFDPTLPLVSCFPGELNQVFLNIIVNAAHAVEAFRGTSNDEKGCIRITTLNQGDAVEIRIGDTGGGVPEAIRDRIFEPFFTTKEVGKGTGQGLAIAYRIVTKKHQGTIRLETENGKGSVFVIRIPYGNQSR, encoded by the coding sequence GTGATCGCACATGTCGATCCGGCCGGCGGCGTTGCCCGATGGGGCGATACCATGGAAACGGTTCAGCGGATATTGGTGGTGGACGACGATCCCGTGGTTCTGAAGCTGATCTCGAGCATTCTGGGGAAATCCTACGATACGGACGTCGCGGAGAGCGCCGCGGCGGCAAAGGACCTTCTTGCGGCCTGCGCCTACAGCCTCATGCTCACCGACATTCAGATGCCCGGCGAGACCGGAGAGGCGCTGATCCGGTTTGTCAGGACCGCATTTCCCCAAACCGCCGTCGTAGTGGTCTCCTGCGTGAGTGAAACCCGGGAGGCGAAGCACCTGATCGAGCTCGGGGTCTACGGCTATATCGTCAAACCCTTCACGACCCATCAGATCCTCATCGCCACGGAGAACGCCCTTAAGCGACGAGAGCTGGAGATGCGGCGGGAGCTGGACCGAAAGACGCTGGAGACGGCCGTCAACGCCAAGACGGCGGCATTGGCAACCGCGCTGAACGACCTGAAGCAGGCCAACCAGGAAATGGTCGAGCTGGTATCGGGCATTACCTCCATCTTCATCGGTCTTTCACCCGCCATGACCGTCATGCAATGGAACAAGACCGCCGAAAAGGTCTTCAATATCCCGGCCGCCAGGGTCCTGAACAGGTCGTTCTGGGATGCGCCGATTTCATGGGATTGGGATCCGCTCCGGCAAGCGGTGGAGCGGTGCACGACGTCCCGCCTTCCCGTCGATCTGAACGATCTGGTCATCCGGCGGCCGGACGGCGGGAACGGTTTCGTGGGACTTCGGATGACGGCCATTGAATCCGACCCAGAAAAGCCGACAGGAATTCTGGTGATGGGGGCGGACATCACCGAGCGGAAGATTCTGGAAGCGCAGCTGACCCAGGCGCAAAAAATGGAAGGCATCGGTCAGCTCGCCGCGGGCATCGCCCATGAAATCAACACCCCCATTCAGTATGTGGGAGACAATGTCCGGTTCATGAAGGATGCCTTCGAAATTTTTCTCGATGTCATTCAGGCATACGAAAAACACAACGCTTCGGATATGAGAGCCAACCGGTTCGACGCCGCCTCGGCCGGCGCGGGGCGGGTGACCGCGGCGTCGGAGCTCGAATATCTGGTCGAGGAGGTGCCCAGGGCGATCGAACAGACCCTGGAAGGCATCAGCCGCATCAGCAGGATCGTGCGATCCATGAAGGCGTTTTCTCATCCGGGTGCCGAGGAAAAAATCGCCGTGGACATCAACAGGGCCCTCGAGAGCACCGTCTCCGTCTCCAGGAACGAATGGAAATACGTGGCGGAAATAGAAACGGACTTCGATCCGACGCTGCCTCTGGTGTCCTGTTTTCCCGGTGAACTCAACCAGGTCTTCCTGAACATCATCGTCAATGCGGCTCACGCCGTCGAAGCGTTCCGCGGCACCTCGAATGACGAAAAAGGATGCATCCGGATCACCACCCTCAACCAGGGCGACGCGGTCGAAATCCGCATCGGCGATACGGGCGGCGGTGTTCCCGAAGCGATACGGGATCGCATTTTCGAGCCCTTTTTCACCACCAAGGAGGTGGGCAAGGGGACGGGGCAGGGGTTGGCCATCGCCTATCGCATCGTGACGAAAAAGCATCAGGGCACGATCCGGCTCGAAACGGAAAACGGCAAAGGATCGGTTTTCGTCATCCGGATTCCCTATGGGAACCAGAGCCGGTGA